From the Martelella mediterranea DSM 17316 genome, one window contains:
- the hisS gene encoding histidine--tRNA ligase, whose amino-acid sequence MSDKKKKPQKLKARLPRGFGDRSAADIRATEEMVAKIKAVYENYGFDPVETPMFEYTDALGKFLPDSDRPNEGVFSLQDDDDQWMSLRYDLTAPLARHVAENFNDIQLPYRTYRNGYVFRNEKPGPGRFRQFMQFDADVVGAPGVQTDAEMCMMMADTMEALGIARGDYVIRVNNRKVLDGVLEAIGLGGDENAAQRLTVLRAIDKLDKFGVEGVMLLLQDGRKDESGDFTKGAGLSERQASFVVKVLTNEHAVDGTEELEFNSVAKQTEGFVSGFDELDTIRKIVRSSGYEENRIKIDPSVVRGLEYYTGPVYEAELTFDVTNEKGEKVVFGSVGGGGRYDGLVSRFMGQPVPATGFSIGVSRLMTALKNLGKLGASEVIEPVLVTVMDGDAEAMGRYQKMTQELRREGIRAEMYQGNWKKFGNQLKYADRRGCPIAIIQGGDERAAGTVQIKDLIEGKRLSGEIEDNAEWREARVAQKTVAEGDLVAEVRAMLAAQAEDRQRGA is encoded by the coding sequence ATGAGCGACAAGAAGAAGAAACCGCAGAAGCTGAAGGCCCGCCTGCCGCGCGGCTTTGGCGACCGCTCCGCCGCCGATATCCGCGCGACCGAGGAAATGGTGGCGAAGATCAAGGCGGTCTACGAGAATTACGGCTTCGATCCCGTCGAGACGCCGATGTTCGAATATACCGATGCGCTCGGAAAATTCCTGCCGGACAGCGACCGCCCGAACGAGGGCGTGTTCTCGCTGCAGGACGATGACGACCAGTGGATGAGCCTGCGCTACGACCTGACCGCGCCACTTGCCCGTCACGTCGCCGAAAACTTCAACGACATCCAGCTTCCCTACCGCACCTATCGCAACGGCTATGTGTTCCGCAACGAAAAGCCGGGACCGGGCCGCTTCCGCCAGTTCATGCAGTTCGACGCCGACGTCGTCGGCGCCCCCGGCGTCCAGACCGACGCCGAAATGTGCATGATGATGGCCGACACGATGGAGGCGCTCGGGATCGCGCGCGGAGATTATGTGATCCGGGTGAACAACCGCAAGGTGCTGGATGGGGTGCTTGAGGCGATCGGCCTTGGCGGCGACGAGAATGCGGCGCAGCGGCTGACGGTGCTGCGGGCTATCGACAAGCTGGATAAGTTTGGGGTCGAGGGCGTCATGCTGCTTTTGCAAGATGGTAGAAAAGACGAAAGTGGCGACTTCACGAAGGGTGCAGGCCTATCCGAGCGGCAGGCGAGTTTCGTGGTCAAAGTGCTCACTAATGAGCACGCTGTCGATGGAACTGAAGAATTAGAATTCAATAGCGTCGCAAAACAAACCGAAGGGTTTGTATCCGGGTTCGACGAACTCGATACGATCCGAAAAATTGTTCGCTCCTCAGGCTACGAAGAAAATCGAATCAAAATCGACCCCTCCGTCGTCCGCGGTCTCGAATACTACACCGGCCCCGTCTACGAAGCCGAGCTCACCTTCGACGTCACCAATGAAAAGGGCGAAAAGGTTGTGTTCGGCTCGGTCGGCGGCGGCGGGCGGTATGATGGGCTGGTGTCGCGCTTCATGGGCCAGCCGGTGCCGGCGACGGGCTTTTCCATCGGCGTGTCGCGGCTGATGACGGCGCTGAAGAATCTCGGCAAGCTCGGCGCGTCCGAGGTGATCGAGCCGGTGCTGGTCACCGTCATGGATGGCGATGCCGAGGCGATGGGCCGCTACCAGAAGATGACGCAGGAACTGCGCCGCGAAGGTATTCGCGCCGAAATGTATCAGGGCAACTGGAAGAAATTCGGCAACCAGCTCAAATATGCCGACCGCCGCGGTTGCCCGATCGCGATCATCCAGGGCGGCGACGAGCGCGCGGCGGGCACCGTCCAGATCAAGGACCTGATCGAGGGCAAGCGCTTGTCCGGCGAGATCGAGGACAACGCCGAATGGCGCGAGGCCCGCGTGGCCCAGAAGACCGTGGCGGAGGGCGATCTCGTCGCGGAGGTCCGGGCGATGCTGGCTGCGCAGGCCGAGGATCGGCAGCGCGGGGCGTAA
- the cydX gene encoding cytochrome bd-I oxidase subunit CydX: protein MWYFAWILGLPLAALFAVLNAMWYELMDDRARERENKGSGI, encoded by the coding sequence ATGTGGTACTTCGCCTGGATCCTCGGTCTGCCGCTCGCAGCGCTCTTCGCGGTGCTGAACGCCATGTGGTACGAACTGATGGACGATCGCGCCAGGGAGCGCGAGAACAAGGGCAGTGGCATCTGA
- the cydB gene encoding cytochrome d ubiquinol oxidase subunit II produces the protein MVLHDLISYEVLRVIWWLLLGVLLIGFAVMDGFDLGTATLLPFVAKNDTERRVVVNTVGPVWEGNQVWLILGGGAIFAAWPAIYAVSFSGFYLAMFAILFALILRPVGFKYRSKRESATWRNTWDWLLFIGGFVPTLIFGVALGNVLQGVPFRLDNDLRIFYDGSFFGLLNPYALLTGLVCVAMLVMHGAAYLTTKTEGPVNDRARGFGSISAVALIVLFALAGVWLYYGIDGYAFTGAVDAAGPSNPLMNDVARSQGAWFVNYGRYPWMMLAPALGFLGAIGAFIGLRGNRPALAMLSSSASVFGVVATPGVAMFPFILPSSEQPGASLTAWDSSSSHLTLFIMLVCALIFVPLILAYTSWVYHIMWGKVTNADVTNKDKHAY, from the coding sequence ATGGTATTACACGATCTTATCTCTTACGAAGTCCTCCGCGTCATCTGGTGGTTGCTGCTCGGCGTTCTGCTGATCGGCTTCGCCGTGATGGACGGTTTCGATCTCGGAACCGCCACCCTGCTTCCCTTCGTCGCCAAGAACGACACCGAACGCCGCGTCGTGGTCAACACGGTCGGCCCGGTCTGGGAAGGCAACCAGGTGTGGCTCATTCTCGGCGGCGGCGCGATCTTCGCGGCGTGGCCGGCGATCTACGCCGTATCGTTCTCGGGCTTTTATCTGGCGATGTTCGCGATCCTGTTCGCGCTCATCCTGCGCCCGGTCGGCTTCAAGTATCGCTCCAAGCGCGAAAGCGCCACCTGGCGCAATACCTGGGACTGGCTGCTGTTCATCGGCGGCTTCGTGCCGACGCTGATCTTCGGCGTGGCGCTCGGCAACGTGCTGCAGGGCGTTCCCTTCCGGCTCGATAACGACCTTCGCATCTTCTACGACGGTTCGTTCTTCGGCCTGCTGAACCCCTACGCGCTGCTGACCGGTCTGGTCTGCGTCGCCATGCTGGTCATGCACGGCGCGGCTTACCTGACGACCAAGACGGAAGGTCCGGTCAACGACCGCGCCCGCGGCTTCGGTTCGATCTCGGCGGTTGCGCTCATCGTGCTGTTCGCGCTTGCCGGCGTCTGGCTCTACTATGGCATTGACGGCTACGCCTTCACCGGCGCCGTCGATGCGGCCGGCCCGTCGAACCCGCTGATGAACGATGTTGCCCGCTCGCAGGGCGCATGGTTCGTCAATTACGGCCGCTATCCGTGGATGATGCTGGCGCCCGCGCTCGGCTTCCTCGGCGCGATCGGCGCGTTCATCGGGCTCCGCGGCAACCGGCCCGCGCTTGCCATGCTGTCGTCGTCGGCTTCGGTCTTCGGCGTGGTGGCGACCCCTGGCGTTGCGATGTTCCCGTTCATCCTGCCGTCGTCGGAACAGCCCGGCGCCAGCCTGACGGCATGGGACTCATCGTCGAGCCATCTGACGCTGTTCATCATGCTGGTCTGCGCGCTGATCTTCGTGCCGCTGATCCTCGCCTACACCTCTTGGGTCTACCACATCATGTGGGGCAAGGTGACCAACGCGGACGTCACCAACAAAGACAAGCACGCCTACTGA
- a CDS encoding cytochrome ubiquinol oxidase subunit I, which yields MELDIVALSRLQFAMTALYHFLFVPLTLGLSMIVAIMETTYVMTGRKIWRQMTKFWGVLFGINFAIGVSTGIVMEFQFGMNWSYYSHYVGDIFGAPLAIEGLMAFFLEATFVGLFFFGWDRMSRVAHLIITWCVAIGSNLSALWILIANGWMQNPVGSAFNPVTMRMEVTNFFEVLTNPVAQAKFVHTVSAGYVTASVFVLGVGAWYVLKGRHVELAKRSMTVACSFGLAAALSVVVLGDESGYLTTEHQKMKLAAIESMWETEPAPASFTLFGIPDTENRETHYAVKIPWVMGLIGTRSLDTPIEGINELVENGKTKIENGIQAYTALQNMRANMGTGTPDPADQAIMEEYGNDLGYAYLLKPFVDDPADATPAQIEQAANSLVPPVGPLFWSFRIMVGAGFLFIAVMGVFFYLSTRRRLDSHRWLLHLAVWIIPLPWIAAECGWIVAELGRQPWIIEGILPTALAVSSLGASTVLLTIIGFVGIYTVLFIVEMGLMLAAIRKGPQPDNGPDMPVLGARRVQGTMAPAE from the coding sequence ATGGAACTGGACATCGTGGCGCTATCGCGCCTGCAATTCGCTATGACGGCGCTATATCACTTTCTGTTTGTGCCGTTGACGCTGGGCCTTTCCATGATCGTTGCGATCATGGAAACGACCTACGTCATGACCGGCCGCAAGATATGGCGGCAAATGACAAAATTCTGGGGCGTGCTGTTCGGCATCAACTTTGCCATCGGCGTTTCCACCGGCATCGTGATGGAATTCCAGTTCGGCATGAACTGGAGCTATTACAGCCACTATGTCGGCGACATCTTCGGCGCGCCTCTGGCGATCGAGGGGCTGATGGCCTTCTTCCTGGAAGCCACCTTCGTCGGCCTGTTCTTCTTCGGCTGGGACCGCATGTCGCGGGTCGCGCACCTGATCATCACCTGGTGCGTCGCCATCGGCTCGAACCTGTCGGCGCTGTGGATCCTGATCGCCAATGGCTGGATGCAGAACCCGGTCGGTTCGGCTTTCAATCCGGTCACGATGCGCATGGAGGTCACCAACTTCTTCGAGGTTCTGACCAACCCGGTCGCGCAGGCGAAGTTCGTGCACACGGTTTCGGCCGGCTACGTCACGGCCTCGGTCTTCGTGCTCGGCGTTGGCGCATGGTATGTGCTGAAGGGCCGCCATGTTGAGCTTGCCAAGCGCTCGATGACGGTTGCCTGTTCCTTCGGCCTGGCTGCTGCTCTTTCGGTGGTCGTGCTGGGCGATGAAAGCGGGTATCTGACGACCGAACACCAGAAAATGAAGCTCGCGGCGATCGAATCCATGTGGGAAACGGAGCCGGCGCCTGCCTCGTTCACGCTGTTCGGCATTCCCGACACGGAAAACCGCGAGACCCATTACGCGGTGAAGATCCCGTGGGTCATGGGCCTGATCGGCACCCGCTCGCTCGATACCCCGATCGAGGGCATCAACGAGCTGGTCGAAAACGGCAAGACCAAGATCGAAAACGGCATCCAGGCCTATACCGCGTTGCAGAACATGCGCGCGAATATGGGCACCGGCACGCCGGACCCGGCCGACCAGGCGATCATGGAGGAATACGGCAACGACCTCGGTTACGCCTATCTTCTGAAACCGTTCGTGGATGATCCGGCAGACGCAACACCCGCCCAGATCGAACAGGCCGCAAACAGCCTCGTTCCCCCGGTCGGCCCGCTGTTCTGGTCGTTCCGCATCATGGTCGGCGCCGGCTTCCTGTTCATCGCCGTCATGGGTGTGTTCTTCTACCTGTCGACCCGTCGCAGGCTGGACAGCCATCGCTGGCTGCTGCACCTCGCCGTCTGGATCATTCCGCTGCCGTGGATTGCCGCGGAATGCGGCTGGATCGTCGCGGAACTCGGCCGCCAGCCGTGGATCATCGAGGGCATATTGCCGACGGCGCTGGCCGTCTCGAGCCTCGGCGCGAGTACGGTGCTGCTCACCATCATCGGCTTTGTCGGAATCTATACGGTGCTGTTCATCGTCGAAATGGGCCTGATGCTCGCCGCGATCCGCAAGGGACCGCAGCCGGACAACGGACCCGACATGCCGGTTCTCGGCGCTCGCCGGGTTCAGGGCACCATGGCACCTGCGGAGTAA
- the cydC gene encoding thiol reductant ABC exporter subunit CydC — protein sequence MRTRGFAALGPIIRLFWRERRGGLVAGAALSAFTVLAGIALLGVSGWFVTATAIAGLSMATALAFDVFAPSAAIRFLALSRTAGRYFERLQTHDATLRVLAGLRVNLFRGFAAPGAARALALRPARLLFRLTADVDALDSLYLRVLVPGAVAVVAGLAAIIALGILSWPLALAVGAAIVLPGLALPALAARAAEKPARRRAHTQEALRARAVDMVAGQSELALAGRLDAQRERVENADRREYAADLALNRIDSNTGFGFDMVTALILAGVLLAGAALAEAGQITAPLAALALLIAFAALEPFAALRRGAMELGRTLLAARRLSPRLEAEPAASAVHAAPDAGIAMAFDNVRLRYPGRGGAAISGLTLTIAEGERVALIGASGAGKSSIMALIAGEVAPDAGTIAALPATLLTQRTELFQDTLRANLKLAFPAAGDERLMEALDAAGLGDTVRGLPHGLDTELGEQGLGLSGGQARRLALARLVLRDTPVWLLDEPSEGLDGKTARDVMTKIKARAGKHRSLLIATHIRREAEIADRLIMINSGRIVSAYRRGEPGFAGALAALRPD from the coding sequence ATGAGAACACGAGGCTTTGCCGCCCTTGGCCCGATCATCCGCCTGTTCTGGCGCGAGCGGCGCGGCGGGCTTGTCGCCGGCGCCGCCCTTTCCGCCTTCACCGTGCTTGCCGGCATTGCGCTGCTCGGCGTCTCCGGCTGGTTCGTGACCGCCACCGCGATCGCGGGGCTGTCGATGGCGACGGCGCTGGCCTTCGACGTTTTTGCCCCGTCGGCCGCCATCCGCTTCCTGGCGCTGTCGCGCACGGCCGGCCGCTATTTCGAGCGGTTGCAGACCCATGACGCGACGCTGCGCGTGCTGGCGGGCCTGCGCGTCAACCTGTTCCGGGGCTTTGCGGCGCCGGGTGCTGCCCGCGCGCTGGCGCTCCGCCCCGCCCGCCTGCTGTTCCGGCTGACGGCCGATGTCGACGCGCTCGATTCGCTTTATCTGCGGGTGTTGGTGCCGGGCGCGGTGGCGGTCGTCGCCGGGCTTGCCGCCATCATCGCGCTTGGCATTCTGTCGTGGCCGCTGGCGCTGGCCGTCGGCGCGGCGATCGTGCTGCCGGGCCTTGCGCTGCCGGCGCTGGCCGCGCGCGCGGCCGAAAAACCCGCCCGCCGCCGGGCCCACACGCAAGAGGCGCTGCGCGCCCGCGCCGTGGACATGGTTGCCGGCCAGAGCGAACTGGCCTTGGCCGGACGGCTGGATGCTCAGCGCGAACGCGTGGAAAACGCCGACCGAAGGGAATATGCCGCCGATCTGGCGCTGAACCGGATCGACAGCAATACCGGCTTCGGCTTCGATATGGTCACCGCCCTGATCCTCGCCGGCGTGCTGCTGGCCGGCGCTGCCCTCGCCGAGGCCGGGCAGATCACCGCGCCGCTTGCAGCCCTGGCACTCCTCATCGCATTTGCGGCACTGGAGCCGTTCGCGGCGCTCAGGCGCGGGGCGATGGAGCTTGGCCGCACGCTGCTGGCCGCGCGCAGGCTCTCGCCCCGACTGGAAGCGGAACCCGCCGCAAGTGCCGTCCACGCCGCGCCAGATGCCGGCATCGCGATGGCGTTCGACAATGTCCGCCTGCGCTATCCCGGACGCGGCGGCGCAGCCATTTCCGGCCTGACGCTGACGATCGCCGAGGGCGAAAGGGTGGCGCTGATCGGCGCGAGCGGAGCCGGAAAATCCTCGATCATGGCGCTGATCGCAGGCGAAGTCGCGCCCGACGCCGGCACCATCGCCGCCCTGCCGGCCACGCTGTTGACCCAGCGCACCGAGCTGTTCCAGGATACGCTGCGCGCCAATCTGAAGCTCGCCTTCCCCGCCGCCGGCGATGAACGGCTGATGGAGGCGCTTGACGCCGCAGGCCTCGGCGACACCGTGCGCGGCCTGCCCCACGGTCTCGACACCGAGCTCGGCGAACAAGGCCTCGGGCTTTCGGGCGGACAGGCCCGGCGGCTGGCGCTCGCCCGGCTGGTGCTGCGCGATACGCCGGTATGGCTGCTCGACGAGCCGAGCGAGGGTCTCGATGGCAAGACAGCGCGCGACGTCATGACAAAGATCAAAGCGCGCGCCGGAAAACACCGTAGTTTGCTGATCGCGACCCATATCCGTCGGGAGGCAGAAATTGCCGATCGACTGATCATGATCAATTCGGGGCGGATCGTTTCCGCCTACAGAAGAGGCGAGCCCGGCTTTGCCGGAGCGCTTGCCGCACTGAGACCGGACTGA
- the cydD gene encoding thiol reductant ABC exporter subunit CydD — translation MDALVEKNRADDDAPARSATQSEGRAASPRGAAPGVARQKSRAPKTRALKLAAWLSTLAELMWLPQAACLAYGIGQVAAGNGVTAIWPLAAAVLALGLAKAVLERAGNRMAYREARKILSQKRAVAVAALARRSPLDTGRAASGEAASILAEQAEHIVPYLARFQTARFKASVVPLAILAVVVPYSWVAALVLLIAAPLIPIFMALIGWSAQSASEKHLADMGTLNAFLLDRLRGLQTIRSFDAVEQVSRRLRLRAENLRRRTMAVLKIAFLTSAVLELFSALGVAMAAAYIGFHLLGQIGFGAWGGKLTLSEGLFILLLAPAFFDPLRMLSSVWHDRAAGEAALSALDSLAEDGLSMVGGATADTAPASARPASVELRDLGFVHQGSKDPVFDGFDLTVRPGEHVALLGPSGSGKSTLLALIAGLAEARHGRIVIDDLTLADDTADRLRQRIAWIGQDPHLFAGSIASNIRLTREDISRDEIADALKLSALDTVAEAHGNAMIGENGAGLSGGEGLRLTLARAAATRGAGLILADEPTAHLDHHTAAEITEALLTLAAGRTLIVATHDPVLAARMDRVIHLAEDFRAETFRENGL, via the coding sequence ATGGACGCGCTTGTCGAAAAAAACAGGGCAGACGACGACGCCCCCGCGCGGAGCGCCACTCAGAGCGAAGGCCGGGCCGCGTCACCGCGAGGCGCGGCGCCGGGTGTTGCCCGCCAGAAATCGCGCGCGCCGAAAACCCGGGCGTTGAAGCTTGCCGCCTGGCTCTCCACCCTTGCCGAACTGATGTGGCTGCCGCAAGCGGCCTGTCTTGCCTATGGCATCGGGCAGGTGGCGGCGGGCAATGGTGTCACCGCGATCTGGCCGCTGGCCGCCGCCGTGCTGGCGCTCGGCCTTGCCAAGGCAGTGCTGGAGCGGGCGGGCAACCGCATGGCCTATCGCGAGGCCCGCAAGATCCTCTCGCAAAAGCGCGCGGTCGCGGTCGCGGCGCTCGCGCGCCGGTCGCCGCTCGATACCGGCCGGGCCGCCTCGGGCGAGGCCGCCAGCATTCTCGCCGAGCAGGCCGAGCATATCGTGCCCTATCTCGCCCGCTTCCAGACTGCCCGTTTCAAGGCGAGCGTCGTGCCGCTCGCCATTCTGGCGGTAGTGGTTCCCTATTCCTGGGTTGCCGCGCTGGTGTTGCTGATCGCCGCGCCGCTGATCCCGATCTTCATGGCGCTGATCGGCTGGAGCGCGCAATCGGCGAGCGAAAAGCACCTCGCTGACATGGGAACGCTCAACGCCTTCCTGCTTGATCGGCTGCGCGGGTTGCAGACCATCCGCTCCTTCGATGCCGTCGAGCAGGTCTCGCGTCGGCTCAGGCTGCGCGCCGAAAACCTGCGCCGCCGCACCATGGCTGTGTTGAAGATCGCGTTCCTGACGTCCGCCGTGCTGGAGTTGTTTTCGGCCCTCGGCGTTGCCATGGCCGCAGCCTATATCGGCTTTCATCTTCTGGGCCAGATCGGCTTTGGCGCCTGGGGCGGCAAGCTGACGCTGTCGGAAGGCCTGTTCATATTGCTGCTGGCCCCGGCCTTCTTCGATCCGCTGCGGATGCTGTCGTCCGTCTGGCACGACCGCGCGGCCGGCGAGGCGGCGCTTTCCGCGCTCGACAGCCTTGCCGAGGACGGGCTTTCCATGGTCGGCGGCGCGACAGCCGATACCGCCCCGGCCTCGGCGCGCCCGGCGAGCGTGGAACTGCGCGATCTCGGCTTCGTCCATCAGGGCTCGAAAGACCCGGTCTTCGATGGCTTCGACCTGACCGTCAGACCAGGAGAGCATGTCGCGCTGCTCGGCCCATCGGGCAGCGGCAAGTCGACGCTGCTTGCGCTCATCGCAGGGCTGGCCGAGGCTCGCCACGGCCGAATCGTCATCGATGACCTGACGCTTGCCGACGACACCGCCGACAGGCTGCGCCAGAGGATCGCCTGGATCGGCCAGGATCCGCATCTCTTCGCCGGTTCGATCGCCTCCAATATCCGCCTTACCCGCGAGGATATCAGCCGCGACGAAATCGCCGACGCGCTGAAGCTATCCGCGCTCGACACCGTCGCCGAGGCCCATGGCAACGCCATGATCGGCGAAAACGGCGCCGGGCTTTCCGGTGGCGAGGGCCTCCGTCTGACGCTGGCGCGCGCTGCCGCGACCAGGGGCGCAGGCCTCATCCTCGCCGACGAGCCGACCGCCCATCTCGATCACCACACCGCCGCCGAAATCACCGAGGCGCTGCTGACGCTGGCCGCCGGCCGCACGCTGATCGTGGCGACCCACGACCCTGTACTGGCCGCGCGCATGGACCGCGTCATCCACCTTGCAGAGGATTTCAGGGCCGAGACCTTCAGGGAGAACGGGCTATGA
- a CDS encoding GbsR/MarR family transcriptional regulator: MPLSPVVQDFVAHFGEMGSRWGINRSVGQIYALLYATREPLCADDMVEALKMSRSNVAMGLKELQGWGLVLLRHKPGDRRDYFTTPEDVWTILRTLAEERKKREIDPTLTMLREVLMREPENDEERYAQERLGEMHALIEKLSDWYDDVKVMETDRLLMLLGMGSAVTKLLETADRLPGFGRKGTKDSKVS; this comes from the coding sequence ATGCCATTGTCGCCGGTCGTGCAGGATTTCGTGGCCCATTTCGGGGAAATGGGAAGCCGCTGGGGCATCAACCGTTCGGTCGGGCAGATTTACGCCCTGCTTTATGCCACGCGCGAACCGCTCTGCGCCGACGACATGGTGGAGGCGCTGAAGATGTCGCGCTCGAACGTGGCCATGGGGCTGAAGGAATTGCAGGGCTGGGGGCTGGTCCTCCTGCGCCACAAGCCGGGCGACCGGCGGGATTATTTCACCACGCCGGAGGATGTCTGGACGATCCTGAGGACGCTCGCCGAAGAGCGCAAGAAGCGCGAGATCGACCCGACGCTGACCATGCTGCGCGAGGTACTGATGCGCGAACCGGAGAACGACGAAGAGCGCTATGCGCAGGAAAGACTGGGCGAAATGCACGCGCTGATTGAAAAACTTTCCGACTGGTACGATGATGTGAAGGTGATGGAGACCGATCGGCTTCTGATGCTTTTGGGCATGGGCTCGGCCGTCACCAAACTGCTGGAAACGGCAGACAGGCTCCCCGGCTTCGGCCGGAAGGGCACAAAAGACAGCAAGGTTTCATGA
- a CDS encoding NADPH-dependent F420 reductase, which translates to MKIGIIGAGFVGRSVAQKAVQAGHEVMLSNSRGPQSLFSMRSALGCAVGTVDEAIAFGEVIVLAIPLAAYGALPPEGFRGKIVIDAINYYHERDGHIEALDRGETTTSEMVAAHLPGARVVKAFNAIRMIDLDVAGRPDGAADRLALPLAGDDAEAKAVVAGLYHQFGFDSVDAGPLSEGWRFERDRPAYCNLKPKQALAETLSATIR; encoded by the coding sequence ATGAAGATCGGAATTATCGGCGCGGGCTTTGTCGGCCGCTCGGTGGCGCAGAAGGCGGTTCAGGCCGGCCATGAGGTGATGCTCAGCAATTCGCGCGGGCCGCAGAGCCTTTTCAGCATGAGAAGCGCCCTCGGCTGCGCCGTCGGGACGGTGGACGAGGCGATCGCCTTTGGCGAGGTAATCGTGCTCGCGATCCCCTTGGCGGCCTATGGCGCTCTGCCACCGGAAGGCTTCAGGGGCAAGATCGTGATCGATGCCATCAACTATTATCACGAGCGCGATGGCCATATCGAAGCGCTCGACCGGGGCGAGACCACCACCAGCGAGATGGTCGCCGCGCATCTGCCGGGCGCCCGCGTCGTCAAGGCCTTCAACGCCATCCGGATGATCGACCTCGACGTGGCGGGACGGCCCGACGGTGCTGCCGATCGTCTCGCACTGCCCTTGGCCGGCGATGATGCGGAGGCTAAGGCGGTGGTCGCCGGCCTCTATCATCAGTTCGGCTTTGACAGTGTCGACGCGGGACCGCTTTCCGAGGGCTGGCGCTTCGAACGCGACCGCCCGGCCTATTGCAATCTGAAGCCGAAGCAGGCGCTCGCCGAAACCCTTTCGGCCACCATTCGGTGA
- a CDS encoding LysR family transcriptional regulator has protein sequence MDRLTSMAVYVKAVDLGSFAAAADALGISPQMVSKHIVFLEDRVGATLLHRTTRRQNITDIGRAFYERCRLILSEAEAAEGLASEMHRHPKGLLKVNAPKTFGTLALAPFVTRFLEKYPDVQVEVTLEDRFVDPLEEGFDVTIRVGGTEGAGLASVPLACYELVVCAAPAYLDRHGAPQTPQDLTRHECLIFGQRAGHTPCRWLFTEDGREREVQVSGRLYSNDWMVLMRAAVEGHGVALGSDIILREELRAGRLVRLLADYRTPPRPMHALYPMRGKPSAKIMRFVEGLAEAFPPRPDGYPSARQASGMT, from the coding sequence ATGGATCGGCTCACCAGCATGGCCGTCTATGTCAAGGCGGTCGATCTCGGCTCGTTTGCCGCCGCCGCGGATGCGCTCGGCATATCGCCGCAGATGGTTTCCAAGCATATCGTGTTTCTGGAGGACAGGGTGGGCGCGACGCTTCTTCACCGCACCACCCGCCGCCAGAACATTACGGATATCGGGCGCGCCTTTTACGAGCGCTGCCGGTTGATCCTTTCAGAGGCCGAGGCGGCGGAGGGGCTGGCGTCCGAGATGCACCGCCACCCCAAGGGCCTGCTGAAGGTCAACGCGCCGAAAACCTTCGGCACACTCGCGCTGGCGCCCTTCGTGACCCGGTTTCTCGAGAAATATCCGGACGTACAGGTCGAGGTCACGCTTGAGGACCGGTTTGTCGATCCGCTGGAGGAGGGCTTCGATGTCACCATCCGGGTCGGCGGCACAGAAGGCGCGGGACTGGCCTCCGTCCCGCTCGCCTGCTATGAGCTGGTGGTCTGCGCCGCGCCCGCCTATCTCGACCGCCACGGCGCGCCGCAAACCCCGCAGGATCTCACCCGGCACGAATGCCTGATTTTCGGCCAGCGCGCAGGGCACACGCCATGCCGCTGGCTTTTCACCGAGGACGGGCGGGAGCGCGAAGTTCAGGTCAGCGGCCGCCTCTACAGCAATGACTGGATGGTGTTGATGCGCGCTGCTGTCGAGGGCCATGGCGTGGCGCTTGGCTCGGATATCATCCTTCGGGAGGAATTGAGGGCCGGTCGGCTGGTGCGCCTTCTGGCCGACTATCGTACCCCGCCGCGCCCCATGCATGCGCTCTATCCGATGCGCGGCAAGCCGAGCGCCAAGATCATGCGGTTCGTGGAAGGGCTGGCCGAGGCGTTTCCGCCCCGGCCCGACGGTTATCCTTCAGCGCGCCAGGCCTCGGGTATGACGTAA
- a CDS encoding tautomerase family protein: MPFVNIKTPEAALTRAQKEDIIHRVTDMLTEYFSEAARPHTMVLIEEVRDGGYGRADEVYVIPEAWRAEG, translated from the coding sequence ATGCCATTCGTCAACATCAAGACCCCCGAAGCAGCACTCACCCGTGCGCAGAAGGAAGACATCATCCACCGCGTCACCGATATGCTGACCGAGTATTTCAGCGAGGCCGCCCGGCCCCACACCATGGTGCTGATCGAGGAGGTCCGCGATGGCGGCTACGGCCGCGCCGACGAGGTTTACGTCATACCCGAGGCCTGGCGCGCTGAAGGATAA